One part of the Carboxydocella sporoproducens DSM 16521 genome encodes these proteins:
- a CDS encoding alpha/beta hydrolase — protein sequence MQITGRPVTPLFFPGNRTGIVLIHGFTGSPGEVEPLGRALAAQGWTVQVPLLPGHGTDVEELARTCWRDWVAAAEKAVVELRQKCDRVYLAGLSMGGLISLYLAHYQPVVGVISLAAPIYLKNKKAYLAPYLRWVRRYAPKERQEDGHYLLTHFNYDHIPLAALVSLLEFIRTARKQLPLVQVPVLLIQGDADETVDPASAEYIFHQLGSREKKLLSLPGGRHLLPLGPQRQQVAEAAIAFINSLEEQSNEGVSRRI from the coding sequence ATGCAGATAACAGGACGCCCGGTCACCCCGCTTTTTTTTCCGGGCAACCGGACCGGCATAGTATTGATTCATGGCTTCACCGGTTCACCGGGGGAAGTGGAGCCCCTGGGCCGGGCCCTGGCGGCTCAGGGCTGGACGGTACAGGTGCCCCTGTTACCCGGCCATGGCACTGATGTGGAAGAGCTGGCCCGCACCTGCTGGCGGGACTGGGTGGCTGCTGCGGAAAAAGCGGTAGTAGAGCTCAGGCAAAAGTGCGACCGGGTCTACCTGGCCGGGTTATCGATGGGGGGGTTGATCAGCCTCTACCTGGCCCATTATCAGCCGGTAGTAGGAGTGATCAGCCTGGCGGCCCCGATTTATCTCAAAAACAAGAAAGCCTATCTGGCTCCTTATTTACGCTGGGTCAGACGCTATGCTCCCAAAGAGAGGCAAGAAGATGGGCATTACCTGTTAACTCATTTCAATTATGATCACATACCGCTGGCCGCTCTGGTCAGTTTACTGGAATTTATTCGAACTGCCCGCAAGCAACTCCCCCTGGTACAAGTACCGGTCTTGCTTATCCAGGGTGATGCGGATGAGACTGTTGACCCGGCTAGTGCCGAATACATCTTTCACCAGCTGGGAAGCAGAGAAAAAAAGTTGTTGTCCCTTCCAGGAGGCAGACACCTTTTGCCTTTAGGGCCGCAGCGCCAGCAGGTGGCAGAAGCGGCCATCGCCTTTATTAACAGTTTGGAGGAACAGAGCAATGAAGGAGTTTCAAGGAGAATATGA
- a CDS encoding PaaI family thioesterase translates to MKEFQGEYDHWCFACGKQNPRGLHLEFTIEGEEYVTTFTPGPVHQGYPGIMHGGIICTLLDEVMGRYLWKQGLTAPTAELTVRFRRPVPINEPLQVRGRVVNRRGRVIEMEASLILLKDQQVAATATGKFIQIKEGGLTDGQN, encoded by the coding sequence ATGAAGGAGTTTCAAGGAGAATATGACCACTGGTGTTTTGCCTGTGGCAAGCAAAATCCCCGGGGTTTACATCTGGAATTTACGATAGAGGGGGAGGAGTATGTGACTACCTTCACTCCGGGCCCGGTCCATCAGGGCTATCCCGGTATCATGCACGGAGGGATTATCTGCACCCTGCTTGATGAAGTAATGGGCCGCTACCTCTGGAAGCAAGGCCTGACGGCACCTACGGCGGAGTTGACGGTGAGATTTCGGCGGCCTGTTCCCATCAATGAACCTTTACAGGTTCGGGGCCGGGTGGTCAACCGCCGGGGCCGGGTGATTGAAATGGAAGCCAGTCTGATTTTGCTCAAGGACCAGCAAGTGGCGGCCACAGCCACTGGCAAATTCATTCAAATCAAAGAAGGAGGACTGACTGATGGACAGAATTGA
- a CDS encoding HDIG domain-containing metalloprotein, with protein sequence MDRIEAVQLMEKYVTNTNLRKHCLAAEFVMRRLARHFGEDKKIWGLAGLLHDIDYDQTKDDPARHSQVGADLLAELGLPEEVVYAVRVHNEYHGLPRLSRLDKALYSVDPTTGLIVAGALIRPEKKLAAVDVPFLVNRFHEKSFARGANREQIQACTELGLSLEEFLGLALEAMQEHSEELGL encoded by the coding sequence ATGGACAGAATTGAAGCAGTACAGCTGATGGAGAAATATGTAACCAACACAAATTTGCGCAAGCACTGCCTGGCAGCGGAATTCGTCATGCGCCGCCTGGCCCGCCATTTTGGCGAAGATAAGAAAATCTGGGGCTTAGCTGGCCTCTTGCATGATATCGATTATGACCAGACCAAGGATGACCCGGCCCGCCACAGTCAGGTGGGAGCCGACCTGCTGGCTGAACTGGGGCTGCCGGAGGAAGTGGTCTATGCCGTGCGGGTACATAACGAATACCACGGCCTGCCCCGCCTGTCCCGCCTGGATAAGGCCCTCTACAGCGTTGACCCCACCACCGGCCTGATTGTGGCCGGAGCCCTGATCCGTCCGGAAAAGAAGCTGGCGGCAGTGGATGTGCCTTTTCTGGTCAATCGTTTTCACGAAAAATCCTTTGCCCGCGGGGCCAACCGGGAGCAGATTCAAGCCTGTACGGAACTGGGTCTGAGCCTGGAGGAGTTCCTGGGGCTGGCGTTAGAGGCGATGCAGGAACATAGTGAGGAACTGGGATTGTAG